A genome region from Prionailurus viverrinus isolate Anna chromosome A3, UM_Priviv_1.0, whole genome shotgun sequence includes the following:
- the CD8B gene encoding T-cell surface glycoprotein CD8 beta chain, giving the protein MQPGLWLLLATQLAAFRGSSVLQQAPGSVMVQTNGMVIMSCEAKTSPTSTRIYWLRHRQAPSPDSHYECLAYWDPIKGIVYGQEVEPEKLTVFPDATRSILNLTSVKPADSGIYFCMTVGSPELTFGKGTRLSVVDVLPTTAQPTKKPTPRKKMCRPPSPVTQKGPSCGLLTLGLLVAGVLVLLVSLGVAIHLYRLKRRARLRLLKQFYK; this is encoded by the exons ATGCAGCCGGGGCTCTGGCTCCTCCTGGCCACGCAGCTGGCAG CTTTCCGTGGCAGCTCCGTACTCCAGCAGGCTCCTGGGTCCGTAATGGTTCAGACCAATGGAATGGTGATAATGTCCTGCGAAGCCAAAACCTCGCCCACTAGCACGCGCATCTACTGGCTGAGACATCGCCAGGCTCCAAGCCCGGACAGTCACTACGAGTGCCTGGCCTACTGGGATCCCATAAAAGGGATTGTGTATGGACAGGAAGTGGAGCCAGAGAAGCTAACTGTGTTTCCGGACGCAACCCGGTCCATTCTCAATCTCACAAGTGTGAAGCCTGCAGACAGTGGCATCTACTTCTGCATGACCGTTGGGTCGCCCGAGCTGACCTTCGGGAAGGGAACTCGGCTGAGTGTGG TTGATGTCCTTCCCACCACTGCCCAGCCCACCAAGAAGCCCACCCCCAGGAAGAAAATGTGCCGGCCCCCAAGCCCAGTGACCCAGAAGG GCCCATCCTGTGGCCTCCTCACCCTCGGCCTGTTGGTGGCTGGAGTCCTTGTTCTGCTGGTGTCCTTGGGTGTGGCCATCCACCTATACC GCCTGAAGAGGAGAGCCCGGCTTCGCCTCCTGAAACA GTTTTATAAATGA